One Fulvia fulva chromosome 8, complete sequence DNA window includes the following coding sequences:
- a CDS encoding Pre-mRNA-splicing factor ATP-dependent RNA helicase PRP43 — translation MADSEQPKKSRFKRQKTNDHRSDDKANPYLAHMNFDNEAGVGLNGGANGKSNGSYNGTDLSKWPRYGTTAKMAAQAEDGPDNPFTGVPLSDRYFGILKSRRDLPVHAQRQDFLDMYQKSQILVFVGETGSGKTTQIPQFVLYDDLPQTQGKMVACTQPRRVAAMSVAQRVAQEMDVELGGEVGYSIRFEDKTSPKTILKYMTDGMLLREAMNDHDMKRYSTIILDEAHERTLATDILMGLLKEVVARRPDLKIIIMSATLDAQKFQKYFNNAPLLAVPGRTHPVEIFYTPEPERDYLEAALRTVLQIHASEPEGDILLFLTGEEEIEDAARKISMEADEMIREADAGPLKVYPLYGTLPPAQQQRIFDPAPPPYKPGGRPGRKCIISTNIAETSLTIDGIVYVVDPGFSKQKVYNPRIRVESLLVSPISKASAQQRAGRAGRTRPGKCFRLYTEGAFKKELIDQSYPEILRSNLASTVLELKKLGIDDLVHFDLMDPPAPETLMRALEELNYLACLDDEGELTTLGKLASEFPLDPALAVMLISSPEFYCSNEILSLTALLSVPQLFNRPAAQRKRADEMKNSFAHADGDHLTMLNVYHAFKSPAAQENPKQWTHDHFLSFRALQQADNVRLQLKRIMEREEVELISTPFDHKDYYINIRRALVAGFFMQVAKKDTSGKTYVTVKDNQSVLLHPSTVLGQDSEWVVYNEFVLTSKNYIRSVTAVKPEWLLEISPNYYDVDSFQKGEVQTSLRRTAQKMQRRSEINGKAGRT, via the coding sequence ATGGCCGACTCCGAGCAGCCAAAGAAGTCGCGCTTCAAGCGACAGAAGACCAATGACCACCGCAGCGACGATAAGGCCAACCCGTATCTCGCGCACATGAACTTCGACAACGAGGCGGGTGTCGGCCTCAATGGCGGCGCAAATGGCAAATCGAATGGATCATACAACGGCACCGACCTGAGCAAGTGGCCGCGATATGGCACGACCGCGAAGATGGCTGCGCAGGCAGAAGACGGTCCAGACAACCCATTCACCGGCGTGCCTCTGTCAGATCGCTACTTTGGCATTCTCAAGTCTCGCCGGGACTTGCCAGTGCATGCGCAGAGGCAGGACTTCTTGGACATGTACCAGAAGTCGCAGATCTTGGTCTTCGTTGGTGAGACCGGTTCCGGAAAGACTACGCAGATCCCACAGTTCGTACTCTACGACGACTTACCGCAGACCCAAGGCAAGATGGTGGCGTGTACGCAGCCTCGTCGTGTCGCTGCCATGTCCGTCGCACAGCGTGTCGCACAAGAGATGGACGTTGAGCTTGGAGGCGAAGTTGGTTACAGCATTCGTTTCGAGGACAAGACAAGTCCGAAGACGATCCTCAAGTACATGACAGACGGTATGCTGCTGAGAGAGGCCATGAACGATCACGACATGAAGCGATACAGTACAATCATCCTTGACGAGGCACACGAGAGAACTCTGGCGACGGATATCCTCATGGGCTTGCTGAAGGAGGTGGTTGCGCGGAGACCTGATCTCAAGATCATTATTATGTCGGCCACGCTTGATGCACAAAAGTTCCAGAAGTACTTCAACAACGCACCATTACTTGCCGTACCTGGTCGAACACATCCTGTCGAGATCTTCTACACACCAGAGCCCGAGCGAGATTATCTTGAGGCCGCGCTGCGAACAGTGCTGCAGATTCACGCCTCAGAGCCAGAAGGTGACATTCTGCTGTTCTTGACTGGTGAAGAGGAGATTGAAGATGCGGCGAGAAAGATCAGCATGGAGGCAGATGAGATGATAAGAGAAGCAGATGCTGGACCACTCAAAGTCTACCCCCTCTACGGCACATTACCACCTGCACAACAGCAGAGAATCTTCGATCCTGCACCACCACCATACAAGCCGGGAGGCAGACCTGGTCGGAAGTGCATCATTTCCACCAACATTGCCGAGACATCGCTCACTATCGACGGTATCGTCTACGTCGTGGATCCTGGTTTCAGCAAACAAAAGGTCTACAACCCACGGATTCGTGTCGAGTCGCTCCTCGTCTCGCCTATCAGCAAAGCATCCGCCCAACAACGAGCTGGTCGCGCTGGTCGTACAAGACCTGGAAAGTGCTTCCGACTGTATACGGAAGGTGCCTTTAAGAAAGAACTCATCGACCAGTCGTATCCTGAGATCCTCCGATCCAACTTGGCCAGTACAGTGCTTGAGCTGAAGAAGCTCGGAATCGATGACTTGGTGCACTTCGATTTGATGGACCCTCCCGCACCAGAGACGCTCATGCGAGCACTTGAGGAGCTCAACTATCTTGCTTGTCTCGACGATGAAGGTGAATTGACCACATTGGGAAAGCTGGCGTCAGAGTTTCCACTTGACCCAGCTCTGGCTGTCATGCTCATTTCATCGCCTGAGTTCTACTGCTCGAACGAGATCCTGTCACTTACAGCACTTCTTTCTGTACCGCAGCTCTTCAACCGTCCTGCAGCGCAACGAAAGAGAGCAGATGAGATGAAGAACTCGTTTGCACATGCGGACGGTGACCACCTCACAATGCTGAATGTCTATCACGCCTTCAAATCCCCAGCCGCACAAGAGAACCCGAAGCAGTGGACTCACGACCATTTCTTGTCTTTCCGAGCCTTGCAGCAAGCCGACAACGTTCGTCTGCAGCTCAAGCGTATCATGGAGCGAGAagaagtcgagctgatctCAACACCCTTCGACCACAAGGACTACTACATCAACATTCGCAGAGCCCTTGTTGCTGGCTTCTTCATGCAAGTCGCGAAGAAAGACACATCAGGCAAGACCTATGTCACTGTCAAGGACAACCAGAGCGTGCTTCTGCATCCTTCCACGGTGCTGGGTCAGGACAGCGAGTGGGTCGTGTACAACGAATTCGTGCTCACCAGCAAGAACTACATCCGATCTGTCACAGCTGTCAAGCCGGAGTGGTTGCTTGAAATCTCGCCGAACTACTACGATGTCGATAGCTTCCAGAAGGGCGAAGTGCAGACATCATTACGGAGGACAGCGCAGAAGATGCAGAGACGGTCGGAGATTAATGGCAAGGCTGGACGGACATAG
- a CDS encoding Arginine N-methyltransferase, whose protein sequence is MATNGYYTPGDPPCILYVGHHESHRSGPVTSQLLGTAQQAGYELLTAPITTPHFQSRVLAKLAEHVKHLEHCHLPGAVPLPSIAPLLPEDSDLTPEESNSALIGVISPWIDLGSSDPLIAHISKQVFSIEVAYAAFSGVSNVLVHGPIQGSDAVQYARCMLEGLGLGPYIQLQILLPISGELELEGSEGAHLSELARPQYVEEPAEDEDQDPDLFSSWETWNAIRNICSYSTKLTVALELPRQLPPMNIQSRWFSEPVRQLVYPRTSFIRNGKGFPVLSKDHQELLTRFIRLRFPPWILLADVDPVEHLEQDTSAGAASEPTPAEAASKAAVEAISPVAHLQYIRHLQQTQPSRPPIERFGQGYQDYIQSPLQPLTDNLESITYEVFEKDPVKYEWYERAVAAALKDLRAKLGEHKEIVVAVVGAGRGPLVTRSLRASKSTGIPITMCAVEKNPNAHVLIQRRNATDPLWNNKVLIYKSDMRTWPGPTVNGQVKQVDILVSELLGSFADNELSPECLDGVQHVLHPDHGINIPQSYSAHFTPIASQRLYSDLLGRSGDDKWELPAVVMLHQYDDLCIQTTANGTRIPDVKEAWSFSHPIPASIVTQAFIRSGGVTDHGGWTGGDGKNEHNARSCKVSFKSQDRGTCHGLAGYFESVLYAPADGSKKVELSINPVTMEEKCKDMISWFPIFFPLKTPLTVPDEAEIEVSMWRMTDDRKVWYEWFVEVFQRIGGKRMRLAASELHSSRKNGCLM, encoded by the exons ATGGCGACAAACGGCTACTACACGCCGGGAGACCCTCCGTGCATCCTCTATGTCGGCCACCACGAGTCCCACAGATCAGGTCCAGTAACGAGCCAGCTACTCGGAACAGCTCAGCAGGCAGGATATGAGCTACTGACAGCGCCAATCACCACACCACACTTCCAGAGCAGAGTACTGGCCAAGCTTGCAGAACACGTGAAGCACCTCGAGCATTGTCATCTACCAGGAGCTGTCCCGCTGCCAAGCATTGCACCACTTCTACCAGAGGACTCGGACTTGACCCCCGAGGAGAGCAACAGCGCTTTGATCGGAGTCATCAGCCCGTGGATAGATCTCGGATCATCTGATCCACTTATCGCTCACATCAGCAAGCAAGTATTCAGCATTGAAGTTGCATATGCAGCCTTTAGTGGCGTGAGCAATGTGCTTGTCCATGGCCCGATCCAAGGCTCGGACGCTGTCCAATATGCGCGATGCATGCTCGAAGGTCTAGGTCTTGGCCCATACATTCAGTTGCAGATCTTGCTTCCAATCAGTGGCGAGTTGGAACTGGAGGGAAGCGAAGGTGCACATCTGTCAGAACTTGCTAGGCCACAATATGTCGAGGAACCAGCCGAGGATGAAGACCAGGATCCAGATCTGTTCAGCAGTTGGGAGACGTGGAACGCTATCCGGAACATCTGCAGCTACAGCACCAAGCTCACAGTAG CACTGGAGCTTCCGCGTCAACTCCCGCCAATGAACATACAGTCGAGGTGGTTCTCTGAGCCTGTACGCCAGCTTGTTTACCCTCGTACGAGCTTTATTCGCAACGGCAAAGGCTTTCCAGTCCTGTCGAAAGACCACCAAGAGCTTCTCACCCGGTTCATTCGCCTGAGGTTCCCGCCATGGATCCTCTTGGCCGACGTCGACCCTGTTGAACATCTTGAGCAAGACACGTCTGCTGGAGCAGCATCAGAGCCGACACCTGCAGAAGCTGCATCCAAGGCTGCAGTGGAGGCTATCAGTCCCGTCGCACACCTTCAATACATCCGACACCTGCAGCAGACACAGCCATCACGGCCACCCATCGAGCGTTTCGGCCAAGGGTACCAAGACTACATTCAGTCACCGCTCCAGCCTTTGACGGACAATTTGGAGTCCATCACATATGAGGTGTTCGAGAAGGACCCCGTCAAGTACGAGTGGTACGAGAGAGCCGTCGCTGCGGCCCTTAAGGATCTACGTGCTAAGCTTGGTGAACACAAAGAGATTGTGGTCGCTGTCGTTGGAGCAGGACGAGGGCCACTGGTAACACGATCACTTCGCGCCAGCAAGTCTACTGGCATCCCAATCACCATGTGTGCTGTCGAGAAGAACCCCAACGCACACGTTCTGATTCAGCGACGCAATGCCACAGACCCGCTGTGGAACAACAAAGTGTTGATTTACAAGTCAGACATGCGTACCTGGCCAGGACCCACCGTCAATGGTCAAGTCAAGCAAGTCGACATCCTGGTATCCGAGCTACTGGGCTCTTTCGCGGACAACGAGCTATCTCCAGAGTGTCTTGACGGCGTGCAACATGTCTTGCACCCAGACCACGGCATCAACATCCCACAAAGCTACAGCGCTCACTTCACACCCATCGCCAGTCAAAGACTGTACAGCGATCTCCTCGGCAGATCCGGCGACGACAAGTGGGAGCTGCCAGCAGTCGTCATGCTTCACCAGTACGACGACCTTTGCATCCAAACCACAGCAAACGGCACTCGCATCCCCGACGTAAAAGAGGCATGGTCTTTCTCGCACCCCATCCCCGCTTCCATCGTCACCCAAGCCTTCATCCGCTCCGGCGGCGTAACAGACCACGGCGGCTGGACCGGCGGCGACGGCAAAAACGAGCACAACGCCCGCTCCTGCAAAGTCTCCTTCAAATCCCAGGACCGCGGCACCTGCCACGGCCTAGCAGGCTACTTCGAAAGCGTCCTCTACGCCCCAGCGGACGGCAGCAAGAAGGTCGAACTGAGCATCAACCCAGTAACGATGGAGGAGAAGTGTAAAGACATGATTAGCTGGTTCCCGATCTTTTTCCCGCTCAAGACGCCGTTGACGGTGCCGGATGAGGCGGAGATCGAGGTGAGTATGTGGCGCATGACGGATGATCGGAAGGTGTGGTATGAGTGGTTTGTGGAGGTGTTTCAGAGGATTGGTGGGAAGAGGATGAGGTTGGCGGCGTCGGAGTTGCATTCGTCGAGGAAGAATGGGTGTTTGATGTGA
- a CDS encoding Putative mitochondrial 2-oxoglutarate/malate carrier protein, with protein MSNPKQATPPAPAAPKSALATIKDQILPFAIGGGSGLIATTCVHPVDMVKVRLQLLGEGQGRGTKAPSPLDAARMIVAEGGYGRLYNGISAAYLRQLSYATLRLGFYDRFLAAVTTRAESKGREVHFGDRAVASLSAGGLAAAIANPAEVGLIRMQSDGMKPPAERANYKSVVDALMRIGKNEGVAALWQGAYPTIVRAMATNFGQLAFFSESKAQLERHTSMTQRNRTIVASGIAGFFAAAFSLPFDFLKTRLQRGGDTYKGIIDCATKVAKEEGLLRFYRGFGTYVLRMAPHTIITLIVADNVKALIMPDAKGL; from the exons ATGTCGAACCCGAAACAGGCGACCCCGCCAGCTCCAGCTGCTCCGAAATCCGCACTTGCCACAATAAAGGACCAAATCCTCCCATTCGCAATAGGCGGCGGGTCAGGCCTCATAGCAACAACATGCGTGCACCCCGTCGATATGGTCAAGGTGCGCTTGCAGCTGCTCGGTGAAGGGCAAGGTCGAGGCACGAAAGCGCCGAGCCCACTCGATGCTGCACGGATGATCGTGGCAGAAGGAGGATATGGCCGGCTGTACAACGGTATCTCGGCGGCATACCTTCGACAGCTGTCGTATGCTACCCTTCGACTGGGCTTTTACGATCGATTCCTGGCGGCTGTGACGACAAGAGCTGAGAGTAAAGGGCGAGAGGTGCATTTTGGCGATCGAGCTGTCGCTAGTCTAAGTGCTGGTGGTTTGGCTGCGGCGATTGCGAATCCTGCTGAGGTTGGGTTGATTAGGATGCAGAGCGATGGGATGAAGCCGCCGGCGGAAAGAGCAAATTATAAGTCAGTGGTGGATGCTCTGATGCGGATCGGGAAGAATGAAGGCGTTGCTGCGCTTTGGCAGGGAGCATATCCTACCATTGTGCGAGCGATGGCGACGAATTTCGGGCAGCTGGCATTCTTCTCTGAATCGAAGGCCCAACTGGAAAGGCATACATCCATGACCCAAAGGAATCGAACAATCGTGGCTTCCGGTATCGCTGGCTTCTTTGCGGCGGCTTTTAGCTTACCGTTCGACTTTTTGAAGACGCGATTGCAGCGAGGTGGTGATACCTACAAGGGTATAATCGATTGCGCGACGAAGGTCGCTAAAGAAGAGGGCCTGTTGAGGTTTTATCGAGGGTTCGGCACCTATGTGCTGAGGATGGCACCACATAC AATTATTACGTTGATCGTGGCAGACAACGTGAAAGCTTTGATAATGCCAGACGCGAAGGGATTGTGA